Proteins encoded in a region of the Triticum dicoccoides isolate Atlit2015 ecotype Zavitan chromosome 3A, WEW_v2.0, whole genome shotgun sequence genome:
- the LOC119272173 gene encoding uncharacterized protein LOC119272173 yields MAILEHSRLGDLERREENFKRSSIKREYQERSAKDQRQRNGDKMAEVKSTAGDVMDAAASSAGQSAARVADLLRGFLAVQQRRAEAYSKLRSGFSEYMANGGECAYQQLCGNVTAEFNDCSTQILEMVFLLSKPIFCHGDLANLLKDVQACERDKLQLTARIQVLKKAGRPSERLVNHEHCRSSSTSQHVCANLTEITEDAEADAEYDAALKEAIQGIQEAVTSINEHMEEVRYEIDALEADTVDSRLSEVEEAFPDALLIE; encoded by the exons ATGGCAATTCTTGAGCATTCGCGCTTGGGTGACCTCG agcGGAGAGAAGAAAacttcaaaagaagttccataaaaagAGAATATCAGGAAAGAAGCGCAAAAGACCAGAGGCAAAGAAACGGCGACAAGATGGCGGAAGTGAAATCGACCGCCGGGGACGTCATGGACGCGGCGGCCAGCAGCGCCGGGCAGAGCGCTGCCAGGGTGGCTGATCTGCTCCGTGGGTTCCTCGCCGTGCAGCAGCGCCGCGCCGAGGCTTACTCCAAGCTCCGAAG TGGGTTTTCTGAATATATGGCTAATGGAGGTGAATGTGCTTATCAACAACTATGTGGGAATGTTACAGCCGAATTTAATGATTGCTCAACACAG ATTCTTGAAATGGTGTTCCTCCTCTCAAAGCCAATTTTTTGTCATGGAGATCTTGCCAACTTATTGAAGGATGTGCAAGCATGTGAGAGAGATAAGTTGCAGCTG ACAGCTAGGATTCAGGTGTTGAAGAAGGCTGGCCGTCCTTCGGAACGCCTGGTAAACCATGAGCACTGCAGGTCAAGCAGCACGTCCCAGCATGTGTGTGCAAACCTTACGGAGATCACCGAGGACGCAGAGGCGGACGCAGAGTACGATGCCGCTCTGAAGGAGGCAATACAGGGCATTCAAGAGGCAGTGACTAGCATAAACGAGCATATGGAGGAAGTGCGGTACGAGATCGACGCCCTCGAGGCTGACACGGTTGACAGCAGGCTGAGTGAAGTCGAGGAAGCGTTCCCGGATGCTCTGTTGATAGAGTAG
- the LOC119267929 gene encoding UBP1-associated protein 2B-like, which translates to MGKKRKLEPKFTLAANSPAAKAPAAAKIAEPAAPLPQPETLAEYYPTSSQTVAQESGSIAGGAAVKQEVGGEEDEWEEVEEEVEEEEEEEEVEEEEQQQAEEGDSDPASIQALLEVFPKEQLVELLRDAAVRHRDVLESVRRAADADPAQRKIFVHGLGWDTTVDILTEAFRPYGEIEDLKLVSDRNTGKCKGYGFILFSRLSGARAALLEPQKKIGNRTTSCQLASLGPVPPGGAANNPMLATAPAPAPAALILPPVSEYTQRKIFVSNVGADIDPQKLLQFFSKYGEIEEGPLGLDKATGKPKGFALFVYRTLESAKKALQEPHKSFEGVMLHCQKAIDGPKPNKGGGYGATTTSGRKGAAGYGASSHSLPGSVGAGYGMASPASLASMPGSVPGGPGMNPALGQALTAFLATQGGGLGLNNILGVGPNSSGMPNSGSSGALGGGGVPGMPGSYMGGYGGGGGYGGPPGGPGRNYMGH; encoded by the coding sequence atggGCAAGAAGCGGAAGCTCGAGCCGAAATTCACCTTGGCAGCAAACTCCCCCGCAGCTAAGGCTCCAGCTGCCGCAAAGATCGCCGAGCCGGCAGCTCCTCTCCCccagcccgaaaccctagccgagtACTACCCCACTTCCTCCCAAACCGTGGCCCAGGAGAGCGGGTCCATCGCTGGGGGCGCGGCGGTGAAGCAGGAGGTGGGCGGCGAGGAGGACGAGTGGGAGGAGGTGGAAGaggaggtggaagaggaggaggaggaggaggaggtcgaggaggaaGAACAACAGCAGGCGGAGGAGGGGGACAGCGACCCCGCCTCGATCCAGGCGCTTCTGGAGGTGTTCCCCAAGGAGCAGCTCGTCGAGCTCCTCCGcgacgccgccgtccgccaccgcgACGTGCTCGAGTCCGTCCGCCGAGCGGCCGACGCGGATCCAGCCCAGCGGAAGATCTTCGTCCACGGCCTCGGATGGGACACCACCGTGGACATCCTCACCGAGGCTTTCCGCCCTTATGGTGAGATCGAGGATCTCAAGCTCGTCTCAGACCGTAACACGGGCAAGTGCAAGGGCTACGGGTTCATCCTCTTCAGCCGCCTTTCTGGCGCCCGCGCGGCCCTGCTGGAGCCCCAGAAGAAGATCGGCAACCGCACTACCTCCTGCCAGCTCGCTTCTTTGGGCCCTGTCCCACCTGGCGGTGCGGCCAACAATCCTATGTTGGCTACAGCTCCAGCTCCGGCTCCAGCAGCCTTGATACTACCGCCAGTTTCTGAGTACACACAGCGGAAGATTTTTGTTAGCAATGTTGGCGCAGATATCGACCCACAGAAACTGCTGCAGTTCTTTTCAAagtatggtgaaattgaggagggtcCTCTTGGGCTCGACAAGGCAACCGGGAAGCCAAAGGGTTTTGCTCTGTTTGTTTACAGGACCCTTGAGAGCGCCAAGAAGGCGCTCCAGGAGCCGCACAAGTCATTTGAGGGTGTTATGCTGCACTGCCAGAAGGCAATTGATGGGCCAAAACCCAACAAAGGAGGAGGATATGGTGCCACAACTACAAGTGGGAGGAAGGGCGCTGCTGGCTATGGTGCTAGTAGCCATTCTCTGCCTGGTAGTGTTGGTGCTGGTTATGGGATGGCATCTCCAGCGAGCCTGGCTTCAATGCCTGGGTCTGTACCTGGTGGTCCAGGGATGAATCCTGCACTGGGCCAGGCTTTAACAGCTTTCTTGGCCACCCAAGGGGGAGGGTTGGGTCTGAATAACATCCTTGGAGTTGGTCCTAATAGTTCAGGGATGCCAAATTCAGGGTCTTCTGGAGCTCTTGGTGGTGGCGGTGTACCTGGAATGCCTGGCAGTTATATGGGAGGCTATGGGGGTGGTGGCGGGTATGGTGGTCCACCGGGAGGTCCAGGAAGAAATTACATGGGTCATTAG